Proteins from one Scylla paramamosain isolate STU-SP2022 chromosome 3, ASM3559412v1, whole genome shotgun sequence genomic window:
- the LOC135095654 gene encoding lethal(2)neighbour of Tid protein-like isoform X2, protein MKQYLSKDFLVKVVCHPSYFGRVSVLFILAEIVINVLIINKIKYTEIDWVAYMQEVEGVANGTWDYTKLKGDTGPLVYPAGFVYFFLGLYHLTGRGTNIHLAQYIFAFLYIVLLALVCRLFHKSQKMPPYVLLVMCCTSYRVHSILVLRLFNDSVAMIFLYGAMNLFIENQWALGSLVYSLAVSLKMNILLFAPALLLAYLRCLGLWGTIKQLTICASVQLVLGAPFLLANPIGYIKMAFDLGRVFLFKWTVNWRFLPEEVFLNPFFHLSLLCLHVALLGLFAYTHGNKFLSSYYNLIQVDTRLNIKSQLFILPMFLSNFIGMAVSRSLHYQFYIWYYHSLPYLLWSTPYRISTRFLLMGVIELCWNTYPSTWWSSGLLHCCHFAILLGIYMERPKDKILKKVRNMLEKNK, encoded by the exons ATGAAGCAGTATTTGTCCAAGGACTTCTTGGTGAAGGTCGTGTGTCACCCATCTTACTTCGGGAGGGTGTCGGTGCTTTTCATTCTGGCCGAAATAGTCATCAATGTGCTTATCATCAACAAGATTAAGT ATACTGAGATTGACTGGGTAGCATACATGCAAGAGGTGGAGGGTGTGGCCAATGGAACCTGGGACTACACCAAGTTGAAGGGGGACACTGGGCCTCTTGTTTATCCTGCAG GTTTTGTCTACTTCTTCCTGGGCCTGTACCACCTGACTGGCCGAGGCACAAACATCCACCTGGCTCAGTACATCTTTGCCTTCCTGTACATTGTCCTCCTTGCTTTGGTGTGCAGGCTCTTCCACAAAAGCCAAAAG ATGCCGCCATATGTGCTGCTTGTGATGTGCTGCACCTCCTACCGCGTGCACTCCATCCTGGTGCTGCGACTCTTCAATGACTCAGTGGCAATGATATTCCTGTACGGCGCCATGAACCTGTTCATCGAGAACCAGTGGGCCCTTGGCAGTCTGGTGTACAG cctggCCGTGTCTCTCAAGATGAACATCCTGCTCTTTGCCCCAGCACTGCTGCTGGCTTACCTGCGCTGCTTGGGACTCTGGGGCACCATCAAGCAGCTCACCATCTGTGCCTCTGTGCAG CTTGTCTTGGGGGCACCATTCCTCCTAGCAAACCCTATTGGTTACATCAAGATGGCCTTTGACTTGGGCCGAGTGTTCCTCTTCAAGTGGACGGTCAACTGGCGGTTTCTGCCAGAGGAGGTGTTTTTGAATCCTTTCTTCCACTTATCATTGCTGTGCCTGCATGTGGCTCTTCTTGGCCTGTTTGCCTACACTCATGGGAACAA ATTTCTCTCAAGCTACTATAACCTGATCCAAGTGGACACCAGGCTGAACATCAAGTCTCAGTTATTCATCCTGCCAATGTTTCTGAGCAACTTCATCGGCATGGCAGTGAGTCGCTCCCTCCACTACCAGTTCTACATCTGGTACTACCACTCCCTGCCCTATCTCCTCTGGTCCACACCATACAGAATTTCTACCAG GTTCTTGCTGATGGGTGTCATTGAGCTGTGCTGGAACACTTACCCTTCAACTTGGTGGAGCTCCGGCCTGCTGCACTGCTGCCACTTTGCCATCCTGCTGGGGATCTACATGGAGCGGCCAAAAGACAAGATTTTGAAGAAAGTTAGAAACATgctggagaaaaacaaatag
- the LOC135095654 gene encoding lethal(2)neighbour of tid protein-like isoform X1 → MLARCSWLSAGTTQLKYYSKVAPEHPKSKRAGRASPLDKMKQYLSKDFLVKVVCHPSYFGRVSVLFILAEIVINVLIINKIKYTEIDWVAYMQEVEGVANGTWDYTKLKGDTGPLVYPAGFVYFFLGLYHLTGRGTNIHLAQYIFAFLYIVLLALVCRLFHKSQKMPPYVLLVMCCTSYRVHSILVLRLFNDSVAMIFLYGAMNLFIENQWALGSLVYSLAVSLKMNILLFAPALLLAYLRCLGLWGTIKQLTICASVQLVLGAPFLLANPIGYIKMAFDLGRVFLFKWTVNWRFLPEEVFLNPFFHLSLLCLHVALLGLFAYTHGNKFLSSYYNLIQVDTRLNIKSQLFILPMFLSNFIGMAVSRSLHYQFYIWYYHSLPYLLWSTPYRISTRFLLMGVIELCWNTYPSTWWSSGLLHCCHFAILLGIYMERPKDKILKKVRNMLEKNK, encoded by the exons ATGCTGGCACGCTGCTCTTGGCTTTCCGCAGGCACCACTCAGCTTAAGTACT ACTCCAAGGTGGCGCCGGAACACCCCAAAAGCAAGAGGGCTGGGAGGGCATCGCCACTTGACAAAATGAAGCAGTATTTGTCCAAGGACTTCTTGGTGAAGGTCGTGTGTCACCCATCTTACTTCGGGAGGGTGTCGGTGCTTTTCATTCTGGCCGAAATAGTCATCAATGTGCTTATCATCAACAAGATTAAGT ATACTGAGATTGACTGGGTAGCATACATGCAAGAGGTGGAGGGTGTGGCCAATGGAACCTGGGACTACACCAAGTTGAAGGGGGACACTGGGCCTCTTGTTTATCCTGCAG GTTTTGTCTACTTCTTCCTGGGCCTGTACCACCTGACTGGCCGAGGCACAAACATCCACCTGGCTCAGTACATCTTTGCCTTCCTGTACATTGTCCTCCTTGCTTTGGTGTGCAGGCTCTTCCACAAAAGCCAAAAG ATGCCGCCATATGTGCTGCTTGTGATGTGCTGCACCTCCTACCGCGTGCACTCCATCCTGGTGCTGCGACTCTTCAATGACTCAGTGGCAATGATATTCCTGTACGGCGCCATGAACCTGTTCATCGAGAACCAGTGGGCCCTTGGCAGTCTGGTGTACAG cctggCCGTGTCTCTCAAGATGAACATCCTGCTCTTTGCCCCAGCACTGCTGCTGGCTTACCTGCGCTGCTTGGGACTCTGGGGCACCATCAAGCAGCTCACCATCTGTGCCTCTGTGCAG CTTGTCTTGGGGGCACCATTCCTCCTAGCAAACCCTATTGGTTACATCAAGATGGCCTTTGACTTGGGCCGAGTGTTCCTCTTCAAGTGGACGGTCAACTGGCGGTTTCTGCCAGAGGAGGTGTTTTTGAATCCTTTCTTCCACTTATCATTGCTGTGCCTGCATGTGGCTCTTCTTGGCCTGTTTGCCTACACTCATGGGAACAA ATTTCTCTCAAGCTACTATAACCTGATCCAAGTGGACACCAGGCTGAACATCAAGTCTCAGTTATTCATCCTGCCAATGTTTCTGAGCAACTTCATCGGCATGGCAGTGAGTCGCTCCCTCCACTACCAGTTCTACATCTGGTACTACCACTCCCTGCCCTATCTCCTCTGGTCCACACCATACAGAATTTCTACCAG GTTCTTGCTGATGGGTGTCATTGAGCTGTGCTGGAACACTTACCCTTCAACTTGGTGGAGCTCCGGCCTGCTGCACTGCTGCCACTTTGCCATCCTGCTGGGGATCTACATGGAGCGGCCAAAAGACAAGATTTTGAAGAAAGTTAGAAACATgctggagaaaaacaaatag